A stretch of the Salmo salar chromosome ssa20, Ssal_v3.1, whole genome shotgun sequence genome encodes the following:
- the rbm19 gene encoding probable RNA-binding protein 19 — MSRLIVKNLPNGMKEERFKEMFAAFGTLTDCGLKFTKEGKFRKFGFVGFKTEEHADKALKHFNKSFVDTSRVTVEMCKSFGDPTKARAWSKHSRGPATAPRENNKEKKKKESPSILGKLEDDEGFQEFVSVHQNRNQVSTWANDTLPQSAAPETGQGRSQEKKPASDDYLNFDESDEEDVEEEEEDQGADKEALKSGLSDMEYLRSKVAQTEGAAVEENNDDEDAEDEPAAVQQTDGAYGSRDRDCIQRATAPASSLDQSQGKPSKPGKQQETEPTPEFTVKLRGCPFNVKEQQVREFMTPLKPAAIRIIKNATGNKTGYIYVDMRSEEEVEKALKKNKDYMGGRYIEVFRTSVKGEGRAVRREKGSERSFTRELKDDEEEEDVAESGRLFIRNLPYTCTEEELQDLFSKHGPLAEVVFPIDNLTKKPKGYAFVSYMIPENAVTALAQLDGHIFQGRMLHLLPSTLKKEKADSAHSGPGSSSYKRQKDAKNKASSTSSHNWNTLFLGTSAVADAIAEKYNTTKSQVLDHESKGSVAVRMALGETQIVQETRQFLLDNHVCLDSFSQAAGPRSMSVFLVKNLPAGVTVENLEELFSPHGTLGRVLLPPAGLTAIIEYLEPTEAKQAFTRLAYSKFQHVPLYLEWAPTGVFSAAMPSKTLTPDPEPTTKTSAQEEEEEEEEEEEALGSTLFIKNLNFTTTEETLRETFSKCGTLKTCTISKKKDKTGQLLSMGYGFVTYRTQKAAEKAIRQLQHCSVDDHQLELKVSERATKSAIVSRKKQAERKQTSSKILVRNVPFQATVREIRELFCTFGELKTVRLPKKASGTGTGPHRGFGFVDFLTKQDAKKAFSALCHSTHLYGRRLVLEWADAEDTVETLRRKTAEHFHDIPKKKRKAEVMEGIMETMEAGGTEDD; from the exons ATGTCGAGATTAATCGTCAAAAACCTTCCAAACGGG ATGAAGGAGGAGCGGTTCAAGGAGATGTTTGCCGCCTTCGGAACCTTGACAGACTGCGGCCTGAAGTTCACCAAGGAGGGCAAGTTCCGCAAGTTCGGATTTGTGGGCTTCAAGACTGAGGAGCATGCGGACAAGGCGCTGAAGCATTTCAATAAAAGCTTTGTGGACACGTCCAGAGTAACG GTGGAGATGTGCAAGTCGTTTGGGGACCccactaaggccagagcctggaGTAAACACTCCCGTGGCCCAGCCACAGCCCCCAGGGAGAATAACAAG gagaagaagaaaaaggaaTCCCCCAGTATTCTAGGCAAA ctgGAGGATGACGAGGGTTTCCAGGAGTTTGTGTCGGTGCATCAGAACCGCAACCAGGTGTCTACCTGGGCCAACGACACTCTACCCCAATCAGCAGCCCCCGAGACCGGACAGGGGAGGAGTCAGGAGAAGAAGCCTGCCTCTGATGATTACCTTAACTTTGACGAGTCAGATgaggaggatgtggaggaggaggaggaagatcagG GTGCTGATAAGGAGGCTCTGAAGTCTGGCCTGTCTGATATGGAGTACCTGCGCTCCAAAGTGGCACAGACAGAGGGTGCTGCTGTGGAGGAGAACAATGACGATGAAGATGCGGAAGACGAGCCTGCCGCTGTGCAGCAGACAGATGGTGCCTATGGGAGTAGGGACAGAGACTGTATCCAGAGGGCCACTGCACCAGCCTCTTCACTGGATCAAAGCCAGGGCAAACCTAGCAAGCCTGgcaaacagcaggag ACTGAGCCCACTCCTGAGTTCACAGTGAAACTGAGAGGATGTCCCTTCAATGTCAAAGAG CAACAAGTACGAGAGTTCATGACTCCTCTGAAGCCTGCAGCCATTCGAATCATCAAGAATGCCACTGGCAACAAAACCGGATATATATATGTGGACATGCGGTCAGAAGAGGAGGTTGAAAAGGCTCTGAAGAAGAACAAAGATTACATGG GGGGGCGCTATATTGAGGTTTTTCGGACGAGTGTGAAGGGTGAGGGGCGCGCAGTGAGGCgggagaaagggagcgagaggAGCTTCACCAGGGAGCTGAAGGacgatgaggaagaggaagatgttGCAGAGTCAGGAAGACTCTTCATAAGGAACCTGCCCTACACTTGTACAGAAGAGGAGCTCCAAGACCTATTCTCCAAGCacg GTCCTCTGGCTGAAGTGGTTTTCCCCATTGACAATCTGACCAAGAAGCCTAAAGGATATGCCTTCGTCTCTTACATGATCCCTGAGAATGCAGTGACAGCACTGGCTCAGCTAGATGGACACATATTCCAG ggcaggATGCTGCACCTGCTTCCATCCACTCTGAAGAAGGAAAAGGCTGACTCCGCCCACTCTGGCCCAGGCTCCTCCTCCTACAAACGGCAGAAAGATGCCAAGAATAAAGCCAGTAGTACCAG CTCCCATAACTGGAACACCCTGTTTCTGGGTACCAGTGCTGTTGCAGATGCTATCGCTGAAAAATACAACACCACCAAGAGCCAAGTCCTGGACCAT GAGTCTAAGGGGAGTGTAGCAGTGAGGATGGCTTTAGGAGAGACTCAAATTGTCCAGGAGACTCGACAGTTCCTGTTGGACAACCACGTTTGTCTGGACTCCTTCAGTCAG gcAGCAGGGCCTCGTAGCATGTCTGTGTTCCTGGTGAAGAATCTTCCAGCGGGAGTGACGGTGGAGAACCTGGAGGAACTGTTCTCGCCGCATGGCACCCTGGGTAGAGTGCTGCTGCCGCCTGCAGGCTTGACTGCCATCATAGAATACCTGGAACCAACTGAGGCCAAACAAGCCTTCACTAGACTGGCATacagcaag TTCCAGCATGTCCCCCTATATTTGGAGTGGGCCCCTACGGGAGTATTCTCAGCAGCCATGCCTAGCAAGACACTTACACCAGATCCGGAGCCCACCACCAAAACCTCAgcacaggaggaagaggaggaggaggaggaggaggaggaagcactGGGATCCACCCTCTTCATCAAGAACCTCAACTTCACCACAACAGAGGAGACATTGCGTGAG ACCTTCTCCAAATGTGGCACATTGAAGACCTGCACCATCTCCAAGAAAAAAGACAAGACCG GTCAGCTGTTGTCCATGGGGTATGGCTTTGTCACCTATCGGACGCAGAAGGCAGCAGAGAAGGCCATAAGGCAGCTTCAG cACTGCAGTGTGGATGACCACCAGTTGGAGTTGAAAGTGTCTGAGAGAGCCACCAA GTCTGCAATAGTGTCTCGTAAGAAGCAGGCAGAGAGGAAACAGACCAGCTCTAAGATCCTTGTACGCAATGTCCCCTTCCAGGCCACAGTCAGGGAGATACGAGAGCTCttctg CACGTTTGGGGAGCTGAAGACTGTTCGCCTGCCAAAGAAAGCGTCTGGTACCGGCACGGGTCCTCACCGCGGGTTTGGCTTTGTAGACTTCCTCACCAAACAGGATGCAAAG AAAGCGTTCTCAGCACTGTGCCACAGCACCCATCTGTATGGGCGGCGGCTGGTTCTAGAGTGGGCCGACGCTGAAGACACTGTGGAGACGCTACGCAGGAAAACAGCAGAACATTTCCATG aCATTCCTAAGAAGAAGCGGAAGGCCGAGGTGATGGAGGGTATTATGGAGACGATGGAGGCCGGGGGGACAGAGGATGACTGA